The DNA sequence CCATTTCATCACAGACCTTTTCTCTTTGCAAACTTAATCGATTTCTCGCAAACCAGATAAGCGGATGGAAAAAGTATAAGACATTTATCAGCGTTTCAAAAATCAAAAAAATAATATCTTTTCGCTTTATATGAGCCAATTCGTGAGCGATGACGGCATTAAGTTCGGTAAAATTCCAATCTTTTGCTTTCACAGGTAAAAATATTTTCGGTTTCAAAAATGAACGGGTCAAAGGAACAGAAATATTTTCCGACAAATAAATCTTAATCTCTTTATTAATCTTCATTTTTGTTTTTAGTTTGGATAAAATATCCGAAAAGTCTGCTTCTGTTGAATCCGAAAGTTTTTTGTTCAGATTTTTTTCCAGGATTGTTTGACGGATGAGCAAAAACAGAACAACAGATAACCAACTAAAAAATAAAACTG is a window from the Candidatus Cloacimonadota bacterium genome containing:
- a CDS encoding M56 family metallopeptidase, which gives rise to MIDTISNLWFDFFLNNSLQLLIFFGIIYFVAFLFRKSSPLFLFYLWTFVFLKAVLPPRINLPVFSETVLFSKNILPQFFVSSSESSSSFPYKTVLFFSWLSVVLFLLIRQTILEKNLNKKLSDSTEADFSDILSKLKTKMKINKEIKIYLSENISVPLTRSFLKPKIFLPVKAKDWNFTELNAVIAHELAHIKRKDIIFLIFETLINVLYFFHPLIWFARNRLSLQREKVCDEMAMRASRENSLAYGKCVLANLENCLVLKTRFAFMNGFVF